A window of the Verminephrobacter eiseniae EF01-2 genome harbors these coding sequences:
- a CDS encoding ABC transporter ATP-binding protein yields MGSAPPILAIDGLQKTYGRGGLFGQNAGRRALDGVSMVLDGGGGQILAVVGESGSGKTTLARIILRLVKADAGTVRIAGEPVVGRPDGTVDDQRLRQLVQPIFQNPFETFSLHLPVDQYLIRTAINLGDAATARNPEPAISAALSAVGLRREQLLGKGIRSFSGGELQRISIARALIAKPRLIVADEPVSMVDASLRMTIVNLFRQLSRERGVAFVYITHDLSTACYLSDRMAIMRHGQVVEFGRPEAILAAPDSAYTKALMAAIPTLDRRWID; encoded by the coding sequence ATGGGCAGCGCGCCGCCAATCCTTGCGATCGATGGGCTGCAAAAGACCTATGGCCGTGGCGGCCTGTTCGGCCAGAACGCCGGGCGGCGCGCGTTGGACGGCGTGTCGATGGTGCTCGACGGCGGCGGCGGACAAATCCTGGCCGTGGTCGGCGAATCGGGCAGCGGCAAGACGACGCTGGCCAGAATCATCCTGCGCCTGGTCAAGGCCGATGCCGGAACCGTGCGCATCGCCGGCGAGCCTGTCGTCGGCAGGCCGGACGGGACGGTCGACGACCAGCGCCTGCGCCAACTGGTGCAACCGATTTTCCAGAACCCGTTCGAGACCTTCAGCCTGCATCTGCCGGTCGACCAATACCTGATCCGCACGGCCATCAATCTGGGCGATGCAGCAACGGCACGCAACCCGGAGCCGGCGATTTCGGCGGCGCTGTCCGCCGTCGGCCTGCGCCGGGAGCAACTGCTTGGCAAGGGCATCCGTTCGTTCTCGGGCGGCGAACTCCAGCGCATCTCGATTGCCCGGGCGCTGATCGCCAAGCCCCGGCTGATCGTCGCCGACGAGCCGGTCAGCATGGTCGATGCGTCGCTGCGCATGACGATCGTGAATCTGTTCCGGCAACTGAGCCGGGAGCGCGGCGTGGCTTTCGTCTACATCACGCACGACCTGAGCACCGCCTGCTACCTTTCCGACCGGATGGCGATCATGCGCCACGGGCAAGTCGTCGAATTCGGCCGTCCCGAAGCCATCCTCGCGGCCCCCGACAGCGCCTACACCAAGGCGCTGATGGCGGCCATCCCGACGCTCGATCGCCGCTGGATCGACTGA